A window of Clostridioides sp. ES-S-0010-02 genomic DNA:
TGGTTTAATTTTATGTTTACAATTATTATATCACAATAATAATCCATAACAGCTTTATATTTCAAAGCTACAGTTAATTTTATTAGTAGTTATCCTCCTCCTATATCAACCACTATGAACAAATAAAAATATTAAGTAAAAATGTTCATAGCAACTCCTACTTTATTTTGGAATCTTTTTCTTTAATAGTAAATTACATCCATTTAACCCTTATACCCCTACGAATTGAATTGTACTCAACAAATACCCTTAAATCTGCCTAGTTTTAATAAATTTTCTTTAAATATTTTCTTTAAACTAATTAAACTTCTCTAAGGAAATTTCATTTTAATTTTTTATTCTTATTTCTTTATTAAATTATAATTTCTATTGAGATTCAAAATAATAGATATAGATAAGTCTATCTATCTTATTTTTTAACACAGTATTTCAAATATATTTATATCCTTTTTGTCTATAATTTACTTTTATTTATATAATTGTATAAAAGTTGAGAGAAAATTGAGTTTTATGACTTACACTCTTCTTATATAAAAAAGGAGTGTGTTTTTTATGATTATAAAAGCAAAACAACTATCAAAAATATATGGTTCTAATAACAACAAAGTTATTGCATTAAACAACATTGATTTAGAAATAAACTCAGGTGAATTTGTTTCTATCATTGGACCTTCTGGAAGTGGAAAAAGTACACTTTTACATATCTTGAGTGGATTAGATAGTCCTACATCTGGGCAGGTATTACTTGATGGGAAAGATATGTATAAATATAGTGAAAAGGAACTTTCCACTCTTAGAAGAAAATGTTTTGGATTTGTATTTCAACAGTTTAATCTACTACCAGTTTTGACAGCTTCAGAAAATATTTCAATGCCTGTATTATTAGATAAAAGACAACCTGATAAAGAATACTTAAATGAAATTTCATCATTGCTTGGAATCTCAGATAGATTGCATCATCTTCCACATGAACTCTCAGGAGGTCAGCAACAAAGAGTTGCTATTGCTAGAGCATTAATTGCAAAGCCAAATGTAATATTTGCAGATGAACCTACAGGAAACTTAGACAGCAAAAGTGGTAGTGAAGTTATGAATCTTCTTATTAAAACATCAAAACAATTTAAAAAGACTCTAGTAGTAATAACTCATGATGATAGGATTGCAAAGCTTGCTGACAGACAGCTTTCAATAATTGATGGTGTACTTATGGAGGTGAAATAGTAATGAAGAATTACCTTTCACTTTCAATAAAAGAGTTAAAAAACCAAAAACTTATGACTACATTAATTGTTATTGCAATAATAATGTCAACTATAATGACAACTGTAGTAGGTCAATCAATTGGCATACTTCAAAACTTAAGAAAAGAGCAAGCTCGCTCTTTTAATGGTGATAGACATGTATCCTTTCACCAACTCAATAAAACTCAAGTTGATAAACTAAAAAAAGATAATAGAATCTACCAAGCTGGTCTTTCAACAACACTTGGTACTAGTAAAATAAAGAATACAGGTATCTCTATACTTGTAAAAGAATACGATAAAATAGGACTTTCCAACTATCCAAAACTAATGAAACTAAAGTTTGGAAATCTTCCTAAAAATAAAAATGAGATTGCTTTAGATGAAAACACCTTACAACTTATGGGAATAAAACCAAAACTTGGTATAACTATTCCTATGGATTTAAATATCTCACTCTTAAATGATACAGAACAACCCTATGGTTATAAAACCAATTTTAAACTAAGTGGTATTTTAGAAAATGACTACACAGGCTATGCAAGTGGAATAGTAAATAGTGTTGTAGGTAAAGGTACATCAGAAAATCTATTACCTAAAAGATATGCTTTATCATCATTGGATTTTAAAATAAAGCAACAAAATAAATTTCAGGAAATTGTAAATCAATTAGCCAAAAAAGTCAATATTTCTCGTAGTTCAATTCAATACAACTGGGTTTATTTAAATACATTAGGAATTAACTTTGAAGGAGATAAAAACAGTTCCAATAGTGATAGCATGTCTATAATTATAATAATATCTTTATTTGTTGCACTCTTAGTACTACTGGCCTCTGGACTTGTAATCTATAATATTTTAAAAATTTCTGTTACAAAGAAAATCAAAGAGTATGGATGTTTAAGAGCAATTGGAGCTGAACCAAGGCAACTATATAAAATTATTATCTTACAAATTTTATTTTTATGCGCTATCGCTATACCTATTGGAGCTATAATTGGAATTGTTTCTTCTGAAAGCATAACTGAGATGGTTACGAATATTTTAAATCCAGATATATTTTTAGTAAATGACAGTAAACAAATGCCTGAGATTATACAGAGAAATTCAACAGCATACTTAATTCCACTATTATTAAGTGTTAGTATTTCACTAGTATTTTCATTTGTTGCGGCTTTACCATCAGCAATATATGCTTCACATGTTTCTCCTAAAATTGCTATGGCTGGTAGCACTATCAAAATCAAAAGAAAAATTAAGATTAAACGAGAAAAACCAATCAAAAACTTCGAAAGACATCTAGCATGGCTAAATCTAAAAAGAAATAAAGGTAGAACTATAATAACTATACTATCATTATTTATGAGTATAACAGTATTTGTTGCACTGAGTGAATTTTCTAATGTATTAGATGTATCCAAATCGGTTAGTGACTTAAAAAAAGGAGATTTTTCTTTAATAAATGAAGTGCCTGGCTTTGATAAATCTACGCTAGATAAAATAGTTAACATGAAAAATATCAATCGTACCTCTTTTATCAAATACTCTGAATATAAACAAGGGGAAATAAATACAGATATTAACTTTGAAAATGGTTCTGAAATGTTAAAAGTTATTGGAGTTGATGAACAAACTCTTAAAGAATTAATACCTTCTGTAAAAGATTCTTTATTGGAGGATTTCAAAAATGGCTCTCTATGTCTTATAAAAAATCCAATTGCTATTTCTACATCAGATACAAAATTTAAGGCTACAAATCTAAAACCAAAGGATAATATTACAATTAATAAAAAACAATTAAAAGTATACAATACTGTAGATAAAATGATTAATTTGCAGGGTAATGGTTGGTTAAATGGTATTGATGTTATTGTATATGATACTGTATATGACACCCTAACAAATAAAAATAGATTCAGTCAGATAAATGTTTATGCTAAAGATAAATCAAATTTAGAAGAAATAAAATTATCTATTGAACAAATTTGCAAAAACAATCCAGGTTCTCGTTGGATATCGTATATTGAATCAGACAACCAACTTAAAGAAAGTTTCAAACAAATACAATTTTTAGCATGGACTATTATACTATTTGTAGGTTTGATTGGTACTTTAAACATTATTAACACAACTCATACAAACATTAATACTAGAATTAATGAAATTGGAGTTAAGAGAGCTATTGGTATGAGTAACAGTAGTTTATACAAAATGTTTTTATGGGAAGGTTGTTATTATGGAATCTCTGCTTCTATATTTGGTTCAATTGCAGGATATGCCAGTGCTATTATAATAAACATGGCTACTATAGAAAAAATTGATTTTACTAATATCCCAATTGTTTCGATTTCACAAGCTACACTTGTTTCTATAGTTGCATGTATTATAGCCACTCTTATTCCTTTAAGGAGAATTAAAAAAATGGATATTATTGATTGTATAGATATTATAGAATGATAATAATAAATTAATATCTATAAATAAAACATAATAAGTTATCTTTTTAAAACTATAATCCTATAGATTTTTTGATTATATATCTTTATGACCACAAATATTGCTATCGCCTTTATTTATGGTCTTTTTTTATGTTTTCATTTGGTGTATATTTACATATACTCTCGTATCTTGATATATTTTATGGTTTAAAAGTAGTAAATTAGCAAAAATAGTATATAAGTTTAATACAATTTGTAAAATCAAACGATTTTGAGAAAAATCACATTAATTGACTTTTAAATACACAGTTATCTATTTCTTTTGATTTTCTACAGTATGTCAGCTAGATTTAATTTGCCTAATTTAAAGTATTTATTCATCTATAAGATTATATTTCTTTATACATCTAACATAATTTGCTACTAAATAATAATTATTTATATCATCTTCATCTAATCCTTTAAATGCAGTTATTTCATCAGCAAGTTCACTACTACCTTCCACAAAAACACAACCTGTTTCAAATTCCATACCTACAACAATAGAACAACCACTATAAACTTCTTCTTGATTTTCATATAAAGTCTTTGCTTTTCCTTCATTTTGAATTGTAAATACAATAGGTTTTAATTCTTTATTGCTCGGTATCTTTTTTGAAAAAGGTTTGTTTAACTTAATATTATTAATGACTACATTTTTAAATTCTTCCGAAGCTTCTTCTTTTAGTGTATACTTTTGTTTCAAATATTCTACTAATTCCAAAATAGACTTAGCATTTACATTTAAAGTACTTCTATATTTTTCATATACAGCTTTCCATTCTCTAACTTTTTGTTGTGATACTTCCTGTGTATCTATATTTATTTTTCCTTCTGGCATTTTTTTCATATAAAATCTCCATCCAATCTTTATGTAATCTTATTAATACATTTCATTATAAAAACATTGATTTATTAATTTTAATATTTACATCGTACTTCTAAAAACTTTACAAGTCAATGTAATTTTGCTATCTTTGGTTTATAACAGTTTAGAATTAATTTCTTTTATAATGGTAATAGATTAATATTATTTCTGGAGGGCATATTTATGTTTTTAAATAGAATTGAACTTTTCAAAGGATATTCTTTATATAAGTTATTAATTAATAAACATGACATTATGTTGTCATGTTTATTGTGCTATTATGTTTTTAAAATTCTTTTGCTTTACAATTACTTTTTATAGTATTTAAGGCTTAAAATTAAGGAGCTTAAACATATGAAGATAAATATAAAATCAACTTTAAATGAATTTATTAAAAATAATAATCTTTTTGAGGATAATGAAGTCTTATCATATCTTCCCAATATAACAATAGATACAGACTCTATAAAAACTATAATGATTAACGAAGTTGTACCAAGTAATCCTAATGATGATTTTTATAGTTTAGATGAGCATG
This region includes:
- a CDS encoding ABC transporter ATP-binding protein, translated to MIIKAKQLSKIYGSNNNKVIALNNIDLEINSGEFVSIIGPSGSGKSTLLHILSGLDSPTSGQVLLDGKDMYKYSEKELSTLRRKCFGFVFQQFNLLPVLTASENISMPVLLDKRQPDKEYLNEISSLLGISDRLHHLPHELSGGQQQRVAIARALIAKPNVIFADEPTGNLDSKSGSEVMNLLIKTSKQFKKTLVVITHDDRIAKLADRQLSIIDGVLMEVK
- a CDS encoding ABC transporter permease, coding for MKNYLSLSIKELKNQKLMTTLIVIAIIMSTIMTTVVGQSIGILQNLRKEQARSFNGDRHVSFHQLNKTQVDKLKKDNRIYQAGLSTTLGTSKIKNTGISILVKEYDKIGLSNYPKLMKLKFGNLPKNKNEIALDENTLQLMGIKPKLGITIPMDLNISLLNDTEQPYGYKTNFKLSGILENDYTGYASGIVNSVVGKGTSENLLPKRYALSSLDFKIKQQNKFQEIVNQLAKKVNISRSSIQYNWVYLNTLGINFEGDKNSSNSDSMSIIIIISLFVALLVLLASGLVIYNILKISVTKKIKEYGCLRAIGAEPRQLYKIIILQILFLCAIAIPIGAIIGIVSSESITEMVTNILNPDIFLVNDSKQMPEIIQRNSTAYLIPLLLSVSISLVFSFVAALPSAIYASHVSPKIAMAGSTIKIKRKIKIKREKPIKNFERHLAWLNLKRNKGRTIITILSLFMSITVFVALSEFSNVLDVSKSVSDLKKGDFSLINEVPGFDKSTLDKIVNMKNINRTSFIKYSEYKQGEINTDINFENGSEMLKVIGVDEQTLKELIPSVKDSLLEDFKNGSLCLIKNPIAISTSDTKFKATNLKPKDNITINKKQLKVYNTVDKMINLQGNGWLNGIDVIVYDTVYDTLTNKNRFSQINVYAKDKSNLEEIKLSIEQICKNNPGSRWISYIESDNQLKESFKQIQFLAWTIILFVGLIGTLNIINTTHTNINTRINEIGVKRAIGMSNSSLYKMFLWEGCYYGISASIFGSIAGYASAIIINMATIEKIDFTNIPIVSISQATLVSIVACIIATLIPLRRIKKMDIIDCIDIIE